A stretch of DNA from Bacillota bacterium:
AGGGTGCAACTGACCACCCCCGAACAGCTCCATGACGCGGGCGATCTCCTGCCCCTTTCTGACCAGTTCTGCTTCCTTGGCGGAGAAGTAGTAATCGGAAAACAGCCGTGGCAGCACCACGCCCACGACGGCGAGGGTAGTCAATACCACCGCCACGTACGAAAGGAACAGCTTGCCGAACAGGGTCCTGGTCATCCCCTGCGCACCTGCCCCGGGAATTCACCGATCCCGCCTGGGACCCGCTTCTCCGCCAACCTCAAATTTGTATCCCACTCCCCATACCGTTCGGATGTACTGTCTCCCCGCCACGCCCAGCTTCTCCCTGAGGTTCTTGACGTGGGTGTCCACGGTCCGCGCGTCCCCCAGGTACTCGTAGCCCCACACGTGTTCGAGCAACTTCTCCCGGGTGAACACCCTGCCGGGCGCTTTGGCCAGGAACCACAGCAGGTCGAATTCCTTGGGCGTGAGCGGTATCTCCGACGCGTGGCATACCACTCGCCGGCAATCGCGATCGATCAGCAGATCCCCGTACTGCAGGACCTGCCCTCTCTCGGCCCTTGGACGCGTCCTCCTCAAGACCGCCTTCACCCGCGCCACCAGCTCCCGGGGGCTGAACGGCTTGGGGACGTAATCGTCTGCCCCCATCTCCAGCCCCACCACCCGGTCGGTTTCTTCGCCCCGGGCGGTGAGCATGATGATGGGGACGGCAGAGGTCCTCCGTATCTGGCGGCACACTTCCCAGCCGTCTACCCCGGGCAGCATCAGGTCAAGTATCACCAGTTGGGGGTTGAGCGCTTTCACCTTGGCCAGGGCCTGCTCGCCGTCTTCGGCCTCCTCAACGGCAAAACCGTCCCTCTGCAGGTAAACCCGCACGATCTCGCGGATCTTGGGTTCGTCATCGACTACCAGGATTCTATCTCCGGCCACGCTCCTGTCCTCCCAGGGCTTACCTGACCAGCCGCCTGGCGATGCCCCGGCCGGCGTGTTGTCACCGCGGGGGACGGTACTCAATCCGCGCAGCGGCGCGCAGGCTGCTCAGCCACTCCGGGTACATCTCCGCGAGCTTCTCCTCCTGCAAACGCTCGATCACCCGATCCCTGACCTCCTCCAGGCTCACCTCCCTGGCTTCCCTTCTCTCCAGGACCTCGAGGATGTGAAAACCGTCGGCACCCTCGACGGGATCGCTCCACTCGCCGACCGGCAGGGTAAACGCCCTATCCTCCAGATCGGGTGGCAACTCGCCCCGCCCGACGAGTCCCATGTCGCCGCCTTCCGACGCCGTGGCTTTGTCGAGCGATCTCTCCCGTGCCAGCGCGGCGAAGTCCGCCCCCGCCCTCAGCTCGGCCAGGATTTGGCGCGCCTCGTCCTCGCTGCCCGCGACGATGCGGCGCAGGCGCACCGCTTCCTGCTGGTCGAACTCGTCCCGGTGTGCCTCGAAGTACGGCTGTATCTCCTCGTCCCCCACCTGGATCTGGGGCAAGAGCATCTTGCGGGCCGCCAGGTAGACGCGCCACTGGGCCTCCACGTCCACCCGCGTCATGCCGTAATAGTCCAGCGTCTCCAGAAACGCCTGCTCGGAGGAGTACTGCTCCTGGATCATGCGGTCGACTTCCTGCTTAACTTCCTCGTCGCTGACCACCACCCCCTGGCGGCGCGCCTCCTGCTCCACCAGGGCGGCATCGATCATCTCCTCGAGCACGTCCGCACCCACGCGGCTGTACATCTCCCGGTAAAGCTGGTCCCTGGTTATCACCTTCCCGTTCACAACGGCCGCCGCCTCCGGGGAGAGCGCCACCGCCAGGGCCGTGGCGACGCCCGCCACGCCGATACACGCCACGAGGATCAGGACCAGCACGCGGTTACCCCGCGCGCGCCCGCCGGAATCCGTTACGTTCTTTCTGGCCACCTCTTTCCTCTCTCCTCCCCATCCCTTGAGCCACCAAGATCCGCTCCCCCATGGGGACCGGCCACGCCGCCCCTGCGGATCGTCACCGCACCCACACGCTCGGGAAGTCAAGGCAAGGTGAGGGAGGGATGGCCCCTCCCCCACCGCCATCGGACCCTGCGGGGGGACATCGAGCCGGCGTATTGCCGTCCCCACTCGCAGCGCCCGGGGTCCGCGGGCAACGGCGTCCTACAGCCCGCCGGCCGTCGGGGACATGCCACCGCTCGGTGCGGGGGCACCGCGGCAGCCGCCGAAACCGCCCCATCCGTGCCGGCCGCAGCCGAAGCCCCTGATCTGGCCGAGCTTCGCCAGCTGCTCCTGGGTCAGGACAGAATTCATCTGCTCCCGGACCTCCTGGGCAACAGCATACATCTGCTGGCGAAGGGCGTTGACCTCAGACTGCTTGGCGGCGATGGCCTGCTGATCCGGGTTCTTCTGCCAGTATAGGCTCCTCAGCTCATACATCTTCTGGAAAAGCGCATCCCGGATCTCGCGCTGCTTCTCATACGCGCTGGCCTGGATCTCCTGGATCTTACTCACCTGCTCGTCAGTCAGGTTGAGGTCCTGGACGACCGTTGCCCCCGCCGCCGGATTGGCTGCCGCGCCCCGGCGGCCGAACCCGCCACCCCAGGGGGCCGCGGCGGCTACCCCGACTACACCCACCACCATCAGCGCCACCAACCCAACGAGGACAAGTTTCCTCGTCACCGATACCATTCCTCCTTCCGTTCGCTCAAACCGCCCTCCTGCGCTCATTGGCAACCGGTTCACTATGTCCTTCCCGCGCACCCCCCTTCCCCCGGGAGACCCGGCTCCCTTTGCTCCGCTCCCTCCGCCACTATCCTACCCGGCGCCTGTGAGGATTTCGTGAAGGCCTCCCGAAGAAAAGGCGAAAAGTCCTCAGCGCCTGACCAGTTTTTCCGCGACGACACCCTTCAGGTCCTCGGCTGTCCACCCGGTGCCGAGGGCCACGGGAGGAATGGTCAGAAGACCTTGCTGAGCCCGCGGCGGTGGGCAATGTAAGCTGGAGAGAGAAACAGGGCGGCAAAACCGGTCGGGGCGGCGCAGTTGACAGACCAGGACACCGCACACGGGCGGCTGGCCGAAAGACACCCGGACTCTTTAGGAATGCTAGCCAGCAGGGCTCCCACAGCCCGAACAAACTCTGGCGGTACGCTCTTTCTTCGCTACCCCGCAGAACTCTCCGACGAACATCAGGTTGTCCCATGCGGTCATGTCGACGTACACGTTGGCCAGCTCGGGAACTACCCGGCCGGGCGGTCCTGCGACCGCCCGGCCTGCACGCTTGGGAAGCATTGCCCCCCGATTCGGACTCGGTTCTACTTACTGGCTTCCAGCTCCTGGATCGCACGCTCTACCTGCTGGGCCTCCGCCCTCAAATTGTCCAGGTAGTCGCGCAGCCTGGCTAGCCGCTCGTCCTTACTGAAGAACCGGCGGCGCATCCCCTGGCCTCCGCAGCAACAGCCTCCGACTTCTGCAAACCCGTGCCAGCCGACTGACCCGTGCGGCGTACCGTGACACATCCTCCTTCCCCCCTTTCTGTGACTCTCGCAGGCGGGACGGAAGCGGCACCGCCTGCCGCCACCCTTACTGGCGGTTGCCAGTAGGTGTAGCTCGCACATAGCTGCGCCCAGTATAACCGGCCGGGGTTACCCCTGTCAACCCCTCAATGGCAGCCCAACGGCAGTCTGAGCTTGACGCGTCTCGCAGAGATGAGCAGCGTGCCACTGCTACGCTCGTGTGCGCCCTGTCAGGTCAGCGTACATACTCAAGAAACGGTCCAGCCGGAAGCGGTAGTGTTCCACTTCGGCGGCCCACCCGTGAAGCAGTTCCTCCCCTTGCTCGGTCACGCGGTACAGCCGCCGCGGAGGGCCAGCAGCAGAGAAATCCCAGCTGGATGTCACCAGCCCCTCATCCTCCATCCGGCGGAGGTTTCTGTATAGCGTACCGGGGTCCGGAACCACCCCCTGACCCGTCGCCTGGCCCAGGCGCTCAAGCAACTCGTACCCATGAGAGGGCGAAACCCTAAGCAGGAGAAGCAGCCACGCCTCCAGGAATCCCTCATGGCGCGGCCCGCGACAACCACAATGCGACCCCCGCATGTCCGCCCCGTTGCTGCCACACACGGACGAGCGCCTCCCGTTAGCTGCATTGTGCATATACCCGTGAACAGCATATCAAACGGATGGGGAGCTGACAAGCGGCCAACGCCCCCACCTCCGGGATGCGGCCGGCAGTGCGGTCCATGAGATGACGAGCAGCGCCCCCGCCAGGGCCAGGTAGATGATCTCCGCCAACTGCTTGACCCCCACGACCAAGGCCACAGTCTAGCCGGCCAAGGCCCCGAATACCATGCCTGTGACCGTGGCCATAACAACCACCAGGCCGAGGTACGTCAGCGTTTTCTTGGTGCCGATCACGCTGCGGATGACGAGCATGCTGGGCAGGCTCAGAGCTGGCCCCGCGAGGAGCAACGCCAGGGCCGGACCCTGGCCCAT
This window harbors:
- a CDS encoding response regulator transcription factor, which translates into the protein MAGDRILVVDDEPKIREIVRVYLQRDGFAVEEAEDGEQALAKVKALNPQLVILDLMLPGVDGWEVCRQIRRTSAVPIIMLTARGEETDRVVGLEMGADDYVPKPFSPRELVARVKAVLRRTRPRAERGQVLQYGDLLIDRDCRRVVCHASEIPLTPKEFDLLWFLAKAPGRVFTREKLLEHVWGYEYLGDARTVDTHVKNLREKLGVAGRQYIRTVWGVGYKFEVGGEAGPRRDR
- a CDS encoding peptidyl-prolyl cis-trans isomerase; protein product: MARKNVTDSGGRARGNRVLVLILVACIGVAGVATALAVALSPEAAAVVNGKVITRDQLYREMYSRVGADVLEEMIDAALVEQEARRQGVVVSDEEVKQEVDRMIQEQYSSEQAFLETLDYYGMTRVDVEAQWRVYLAARKMLLPQIQVGDEEIQPYFEAHRDEFDQQEAVRLRRIVAGSEDEARQILAELRAGADFAALARERSLDKATASEGGDMGLVGRGELPPDLEDRAFTLPVGEWSDPVEGADGFHILEVLERREAREVSLEEVRDRVIERLQEEKLAEMYPEWLSSLRAAARIEYRPPR
- a CDS encoding periplasmic heavy metal sensor, which gives rise to MTRKLVLVGLVALMVVGVVGVAAAAPWGGGFGRRGAAANPAAGATVVQDLNLTDEQVSKIQEIQASAYEKQREIRDALFQKMYELRSLYWQKNPDQQAIAAKQSEVNALRQQMYAVAQEVREQMNSVLTQEQLAKLGQIRGFGCGRHGWGGFGGCRGAPAPSGGMSPTAGGL
- a CDS encoding helix-turn-helix transcriptional regulator → MCGSNGADMRGSHCGCRGPRHEGFLEAWLLLLLRVSPSHGYELLERLGQATGQGVVPDPGTLYRNLRRMEDEGLVTSSWDFSAAGPPRRLYRVTEQGEELLHGWAAEVEHYRFRLDRFLSMYADLTGRTRA